Proteins from one Streptomyces sp. NBC_00390 genomic window:
- the rplK gene encoding 50S ribosomal protein L11 produces MPPKKKKVTGLIKLQIQAGAANPAPPVGPALGQHGVNIMEFCKAYNAATESQRGMVVPVEITVYEDRSFTFVTKTPPAAKLILKAAGVDKGSGEPHKTKVAKLTRDQVRDIATTKMPDLNANDLDAAEKIIAGTARSMGITVEG; encoded by the coding sequence ATGCCTCCCAAGAAGAAGAAGGTCACGGGGCTTATCAAGCTCCAGATCCAGGCCGGTGCGGCCAACCCGGCTCCGCCGGTCGGCCCCGCGCTCGGTCAGCACGGCGTCAACATCATGGAGTTCTGCAAGGCCTACAACGCCGCGACCGAGTCGCAGCGTGGCATGGTCGTGCCGGTGGAGATCACGGTCTACGAGGACCGTTCCTTCACCTTCGTCACGAAGACTCCGCCGGCCGCCAAGCTGATCCTCAAGGCCGCGGGCGTGGACAAGGGCTCCGGCGAGCCGCACAAGACCAAGGTCGCCAAGCTGACGCGCGACCAGGTCCGTGACATCGCCACGACCAAGATGCCCGACCTGAACGCCAACGACCTTGACGCCGCCGAGAAGATCATCGCCGGCACCGCCCGTTCCATGGGCATCACGGTCGAGGGCTGA
- the nusG gene encoding transcription termination/antitermination protein NusG: MSDPNLNDAAEAGESFESVEDELDIVEAADAVEPDQAEAADAEAGEPAEVAAVHVEDEATALAEVDEDEDEAALAAVEEAEAAAEAGEGEPEAPADPVAALRDELRGLPGEWYVIHTYAGYEKRVKANLEQRAVSLNVEDFIYQAEVPEEEIVQIKNGERKNVRQNKLPGYVLVRMDLTNESWGVVRNTPGVTGFVGNAYDPYPLTLDEIVKMLAPEAEEKAAREAAEAEGKPVPARKVEVQVLDFEVGDSVTVTDGPFATLQATINEINADSKKVKGLVEIFGRETPVELSFDQIQKN; the protein is encoded by the coding sequence GTGTCTGACCCGAACCTGAACGACGCCGCCGAGGCCGGCGAGAGCTTCGAGTCCGTTGAGGACGAGCTCGACATCGTCGAGGCGGCGGACGCTGTGGAGCCGGACCAGGCTGAAGCTGCCGACGCCGAGGCCGGCGAGCCGGCCGAGGTCGCCGCCGTGCACGTCGAGGACGAGGCCACCGCGCTCGCCGAGGTCGACGAGGACGAGGACGAGGCCGCCCTGGCCGCCGTCGAGGAGGCCGAAGCGGCCGCCGAGGCCGGCGAGGGAGAGCCCGAGGCTCCGGCCGACCCGGTCGCCGCGCTCCGCGACGAGCTGCGCGGTCTGCCCGGCGAGTGGTACGTGATCCACACCTACGCGGGCTACGAGAAGCGCGTGAAGGCGAATCTCGAGCAGCGCGCCGTCTCGCTGAACGTCGAGGACTTCATCTACCAGGCCGAGGTGCCCGAGGAAGAGATCGTCCAGATCAAGAACGGCGAGCGCAAGAACGTCCGGCAGAACAAACTCCCCGGCTATGTGCTGGTGCGCATGGACCTGACGAACGAGTCCTGGGGCGTCGTGCGCAACACCCCTGGCGTCACCGGCTTCGTGGGCAACGCATACGACCCGTACCCGCTGACGCTGGACGAGATCGTGAAGATGCTCGCCCCGGAGGCCGAGGAGAAGGCCGCCCGCGAAGCCGCCGAGGCCGAGGGCAAGCCGGTTCCGGCCCGCAAGGTCGAGGTCCAGGTGCTGGACTTCGAGGTCGGCGACTCGGTCACCGTCACCGACGGTCCGTTCGCCACCCTGCAGGCCACGATCAACGAGATCAACGCCGACTCGAAGAAGGTCAAGGGCCTCGTCGAGATCTTCGGCCGCGAGACCCCGGTCGAGCTGAGCTTCGACCAGATCCAGAAGAACTAG
- the secE gene encoding preprotein translocase subunit SecE, translating into MTDAVGSIDMPDAEDDTQEKKPRKGGKRGKKGPLGRLGLFYRQIIAELRKVVWPTRHQLTTYTTVVIIFVVIMIGLVTVIDYGFQEAVKYVFG; encoded by the coding sequence GTGACGGACGCCGTAGGCTCCATCGACATGCCTGATGCCGAGGACGACACGCAGGAGAAGAAGCCCCGCAAGGGCGGTAAGCGCGGCAAGAAGGGCCCGCTCGGCCGACTCGGGCTTTTCTACCGGCAGATCATCGCTGAACTGCGCAAGGTTGTCTGGCCGACCCGGCATCAGCTGACGACGTACACCACAGTGGTGATTATCTTCGTTGTCATCATGATCGGCCTTGTGACCGTGATTGACTATGGCTTCCAGGAAGCAGTCAAGTACGTCTTCGGCTGA
- a CDS encoding pyridoxal phosphate-dependent aminotransferase, with the protein MSAATPPTERRVSARIGAISESATLAVDAKAKALKAAGRPVIGFGAGEPDFPTPDYIVEAAIEACRNPKYHRYTPAGGLPELKKAIADKTLRDSGYEVDPAQVLVTNGGKQAIYEAFAAILDPGDEVIVPAPYWTTYPESIRLAGGVPVEVVADETTGYQVSVEQLEAARTEKTKVVLFVSPSNPTGAVYSEADTEAIGRWALEHGLWVLTDEIYEHLVYGDATFSSLPTLVPELRDKCIVVNGVAKTYAMTGWRVGWIVGPKDVVKAATNLQSHATSNVSNVAQIAALAAVSGNLDAVAEMRTAFDRRRQTIVRMLNEIDGVFCPEPEGAFYAYPSVKALLGKEIRGKRPQTSVELAALILDEAEVAVVPGEAFGTPGYLRLSYALGDEDLVEGISRLQKLLAEARD; encoded by the coding sequence ATGAGCGCTGCAACCCCTCCCACCGAGCGCCGGGTCTCCGCGCGCATCGGCGCGATCTCCGAGTCCGCGACCCTCGCCGTCGACGCCAAGGCCAAGGCCCTCAAGGCCGCCGGACGCCCGGTGATCGGCTTCGGCGCGGGTGAGCCGGACTTCCCGACACCCGACTACATCGTCGAGGCCGCCATCGAGGCCTGCCGCAACCCGAAGTACCACCGCTACACGCCGGCCGGCGGTCTGCCCGAGCTGAAGAAGGCCATCGCGGACAAGACCCTGCGGGACTCCGGTTACGAGGTCGACCCCGCCCAGGTCCTGGTGACCAACGGCGGTAAGCAGGCCATCTACGAGGCCTTCGCGGCGATTCTGGATCCGGGCGACGAGGTGATCGTCCCCGCGCCGTACTGGACGACCTACCCCGAGTCGATCCGTCTGGCGGGCGGTGTCCCGGTCGAGGTCGTCGCCGACGAGACCACCGGCTACCAGGTCTCCGTGGAACAGCTGGAGGCCGCGCGCACGGAGAAGACCAAGGTGGTCCTCTTCGTCTCCCCGTCCAACCCCACCGGCGCGGTGTACAGCGAGGCCGACACGGAGGCGATCGGCCGCTGGGCCCTCGAGCACGGGCTGTGGGTGCTGACGGACGAGATCTACGAGCACCTCGTCTACGGCGACGCGACGTTCTCCTCGCTGCCGACGCTCGTGCCCGAACTGCGCGACAAGTGCATCGTGGTCAACGGTGTCGCCAAGACCTATGCGATGACCGGCTGGCGCGTCGGGTGGATCGTCGGCCCCAAGGACGTCGTCAAGGCCGCGACCAACCTCCAGTCCCACGCCACGTCGAACGTCTCGAACGTCGCGCAGATCGCGGCGCTGGCCGCGGTCTCCGGCAACCTGGACGCGGTCGCCGAGATGCGCACCGCCTTCGACCGCCGCCGCCAGACCATCGTGCGGATGCTGAACGAGATCGACGGCGTGTTCTGCCCCGAGCCCGAGGGCGCGTTCTACGCGTACCCGTCGGTGAAGGCGCTGCTCGGCAAGGAGATCCGCGGCAAGCGCCCGCAGACCTCGGTGGAGCTGGCGGCCCTGATCCTGGACGAGGCCGAGGTCGCGGTCGTCCCGGGCGAGGCGTTCGGCACGCCGGGTTATCTGCGGCTGTCGTACGCACTGGGCGACGAGGACCTGGTCGAGGGCATCTCCCGGCTGCAGAAGCTGCTGGCCGAGGCCCGCGACTGA
- a CDS encoding adenosine deaminase translates to MEHLRDVKLLPKAHLHLHFTGSMRPATLLELADRYGVHLPEALTGGEPPKLRATDERGWFRFQRLYDIARSCLRSPEDIQRLVREAAEEDVRDGSGWLEIQVDPTSYAPMLGGLIPALEIILDAVERAGRETGLGMRVLVAANRMKHPLDARTLARLAVRYADRGVVGFGLSNDERRGMARDFDRAFAIARDGGLLAAPHGGELTGPASVRDCLDDLHASRIGHGVRAAEDPRLLRKLADRGVTCEVCPSSNVALGVYEKPADVPLRTLYDAGVPMALGADDPLLFGSRLAAQYEFARRHHAFTDAELAELARQSVRASAAPEAERVKLLSGIDDWLAS, encoded by the coding sequence ATGGAGCACCTCCGAGACGTAAAGCTGCTGCCCAAGGCCCATCTCCATCTGCACTTCACGGGGTCCATGCGACCCGCCACCCTCCTCGAGCTCGCCGACAGGTACGGCGTCCATCTGCCCGAGGCGCTGACGGGCGGCGAGCCCCCGAAGCTGCGGGCCACCGACGAGCGCGGCTGGTTCCGCTTCCAGCGGCTCTACGACATCGCGCGCTCCTGTCTGCGCAGCCCGGAGGACATCCAGCGGCTGGTGCGCGAGGCCGCCGAGGAGGACGTCCGGGACGGCTCGGGATGGCTGGAGATCCAGGTCGACCCGACCTCGTACGCGCCGATGCTGGGCGGGCTGATCCCGGCCCTGGAGATCATCCTGGACGCGGTGGAGCGCGCCGGGCGGGAGACCGGGCTCGGGATGCGGGTGCTGGTGGCGGCCAACCGGATGAAGCATCCGCTGGACGCCCGCACCCTGGCCAGGCTCGCGGTGCGCTACGCGGACCGGGGCGTCGTCGGCTTCGGGCTCTCCAACGACGAGCGCCGGGGCATGGCGCGCGACTTCGACCGCGCCTTCGCCATCGCACGCGACGGCGGCCTGCTCGCGGCGCCGCACGGCGGCGAGCTGACCGGCCCCGCGTCCGTACGGGACTGTCTGGACGATCTGCACGCCTCGCGCATCGGCCACGGCGTCCGGGCGGCCGAGGACCCGCGGCTGCTGCGCAAGCTCGCCGACAGGGGTGTGACCTGCGAGGTGTGCCCGTCGTCGAATGTGGCCCTCGGGGTGTACGAGAAGCCGGCGGACGTACCTCTGCGGACGCTGTACGACGCCGGCGTCCCGATGGCGCTCGGTGCCGACGACCCGCTGCTGTTCGGCTCGCGCCTCGCCGCCCAGTACGAGTTCGCGCGCAGGCACCACGCCTTCACCGACGCGGAACTGGCGGAACTGGCCCGCCAGTCGGTGCGGGCGTCGGCGGCGCCGGAGGCGGAGCGGGTCAAGCTGCTGTCGGGGATCGACGACTGGCTGGCTTCCTGA
- a CDS encoding UDP-N-acetylmuramate dehydrogenase: MQELHDAPLAPLTTFRLGGPATRLVTATTDDEVIAAVREADDAGTPLLIIGGGSNLVIGDKGFDGTALRIATRGFALDGTHLELAAGETWTDAVARTVEAGLAGIECLAGIPGSAGATPIQNVGAYGQEVSSTITEVVAYDRSTGEKVTLSGAECAFSYRHSRFKQHPERFVVLRARFALEDADGLSAPVKYAETARALGVEVGDRVPAAQARETVLKLRAGKGMVLDPQDHDTWSAGSFFTNPILTAAEYEAFLGRVRERLGDGIAPPAYPAGDGHTKTSAAWLIDKAGFTKGYGSGPARISTKHTLALTNRGEATTEDLLALAREVVAGVRKAFGVTLVNEPVTVGVSL, translated from the coding sequence GTGCAGGAACTCCACGACGCCCCCCTCGCCCCCCTGACCACCTTCCGGCTCGGCGGACCGGCGACGCGCCTCGTCACGGCCACCACCGACGACGAGGTGATCGCCGCCGTACGCGAGGCGGACGACGCCGGTACCCCGCTGCTGATCATCGGCGGCGGCAGCAACCTGGTCATCGGCGACAAGGGCTTCGACGGCACCGCCCTGCGCATCGCGACCCGCGGCTTCGCACTGGACGGGACACATCTCGAACTGGCCGCCGGGGAGACCTGGACGGACGCGGTCGCCCGCACCGTCGAGGCGGGGCTGGCGGGCATCGAGTGCCTGGCGGGCATCCCCGGCTCGGCCGGCGCGACCCCGATCCAGAACGTGGGTGCGTACGGCCAGGAGGTCTCCAGCACCATCACCGAGGTGGTCGCCTACGACCGCTCGACGGGGGAGAAGGTCACCCTCTCGGGCGCCGAGTGTGCCTTCTCCTATCGCCACAGCCGTTTCAAACAGCACCCGGAGCGCTTCGTCGTCCTGCGCGCCCGCTTCGCGCTGGAGGACGCGGACGGTCTGTCCGCCCCTGTGAAGTACGCCGAGACGGCACGCGCCCTCGGCGTCGAGGTCGGCGACCGCGTCCCGGCCGCCCAGGCACGCGAGACGGTGCTGAAACTCCGTGCGGGCAAGGGCATGGTGCTCGACCCCCAGGACCACGACACCTGGTCCGCCGGGTCCTTCTTCACCAACCCGATACTCACCGCTGCCGAGTACGAGGCCTTCCTCGGGCGCGTACGCGAGCGTCTCGGCGACGGCATCGCGCCGCCCGCGTACCCGGCGGGCGACGGCCACACCAAGACGTCCGCCGCCTGGCTGATCGACAAGGCCGGCTTCACCAAGGGCTACGGCTCAGGCCCGGCGCGTATCTCCACCAAGCACACGCTCGCCCTCACCAACCGCGGGGAAGCCACCACCGAGGACCTGCTGGCGCTGGCCCGCGAGGTCGTCGCCGGGGTGCGGAAGGCGTTCGGGGTGACCCTGGTCAACGAGCCGGTGACGGTCGGCGTCAGCCTCTGA